A genomic window from Synechococcus sp. CBW1107 includes:
- the psbD gene encoding photosystem II D2 protein (photosystem q(a) protein), which translates to MTIAVGRAPAARGWFDVLDDWLKRDRFVFVGWSGLLLFPTAYLALGGWLTGTTFATSWYTHGIASSYLEGCNFLTAAVSTPADAMGHSLLLLWGPEAQGDFVRWVQLGGLWPFVALHGAFALIGFMLRQFEIARLVGIRPYNAIAFSGPIAVFVSVFLMYPLGQSSWFFAPSFGVAAIFRFLLFLQGFHNWTLNPFHMMGVAGILGGALLCAIHGATVENTLFEDSEQANTFKAFEPTQEEETYSMVTANRFWSQIFGIAFSNKRWLHFFMLFVPVMGLWTSSIGIIGLALNLRAYDFVSQEIRAAEDPEFETFYTKNILLNEGLRAWMAPADQPHENFVFPEEVLPRGNAL; encoded by the coding sequence ATGACGATCGCTGTAGGGCGCGCGCCTGCCGCACGGGGATGGTTCGACGTCCTCGATGACTGGCTCAAGCGTGACCGCTTTGTTTTTGTCGGCTGGTCCGGCCTGCTGCTGTTCCCCACGGCCTACCTGGCCCTGGGCGGCTGGCTGACCGGCACCACCTTCGCCACCTCCTGGTACACCCACGGCATTGCCAGCAGCTACCTGGAGGGTTGCAACTTCCTCACCGCCGCGGTGAGCACCCCGGCTGATGCCATGGGGCACAGCCTGCTGCTGCTCTGGGGCCCGGAAGCCCAGGGTGACTTCGTGCGCTGGGTGCAGCTGGGCGGCCTCTGGCCGTTCGTCGCCCTGCACGGCGCCTTCGCTCTGATCGGCTTCATGCTGCGTCAGTTCGAGATCGCCCGTCTGGTGGGCATCCGTCCCTACAACGCCATCGCCTTCTCCGGTCCGATCGCGGTCTTCGTCAGTGTCTTCCTGATGTACCCGCTGGGCCAGAGCAGCTGGTTCTTCGCCCCCAGCTTCGGGGTGGCCGCCATCTTCCGCTTCCTGCTCTTCCTGCAGGGCTTCCACAACTGGACCCTGAACCCGTTCCACATGATGGGAGTGGCCGGCATCCTCGGTGGTGCTCTGCTCTGTGCCATCCACGGCGCCACGGTGGAGAACACCCTGTTCGAGGATTCCGAGCAGGCGAACACCTTCAAGGCGTTCGAGCCCACCCAGGAAGAGGAGACCTACTCGATGGTCACCGCCAACCGCTTCTGGAGCCAGATCTTCGGGATCGCCTTCTCCAACAAGCGCTGGCTGCACTTCTTCATGCTGTTCGTGCCGGTGATGGGTCTGTGGACCAGCAGCATCGGCATCATCGGCCTGGCCCTCAACCTGCGTGCCTACGACTTCGTGTCGCAGGAGATCCGCGCTGCTGAGGACCCTGAATTCGAGACCTTCTACACGAAGAACATTCTTCTGAACGAGGGTCTGCGTGCCTGGATGGCACCGGCCGACCAGCCGCATGAAAACTTCGTCTTCCCTGAAGAGGTCCTGCCCCGTGGAAACGCCCTTTAA
- a CDS encoding photosystem I assembly protein Ycf4, with translation MANGASATRPSLLEQPVQGSRRLSNYLVASVVTAGGIGFLLTSLSSRLGLDLLPLGHPAELEWVPQGLVMGAYGIAALLLSLYLWSVITLDVGAGSNRFDQESSKATITRRGFRQKIEVDIPLREILAVKVDVRDGLNPRRRLSLRLQGRRDLPLTRVGEPLPLAELERSGAELARFLKVPLEGV, from the coding sequence ATGGCCAACGGCGCCTCCGCCACCCGCCCTTCCCTGCTCGAGCAGCCGGTGCAGGGCTCCCGCCGCCTCTCCAACTATCTGGTGGCCTCCGTGGTCACCGCCGGCGGAATCGGCTTCCTGCTCACCAGCCTCTCCAGCCGTCTCGGCCTCGACCTGCTCCCCCTGGGCCATCCGGCCGAGCTGGAGTGGGTTCCCCAGGGACTGGTGATGGGGGCCTACGGCATCGCCGCTCTTCTGCTGTCCCTCTATCTCTGGTCGGTGATCACCCTGGACGTGGGGGCCGGCAGCAACCGATTCGATCAGGAGAGCAGCAAGGCCACCATCACCAGGCGGGGCTTCCGTCAGAAGATCGAAGTGGACATCCCCCTGCGCGAGATCCTGGCGGTGAAGGTGGATGTGCGCGATGGCCTCAATCCCCGCCGCCGGCTCTCGTTGCGGTTGCAGGGCCGCCGCGATCTGCCGCTCACCCGGGTGGGGGAACCCCTGCCCCTGGCCGAGCTGGAGCGCAGCGGCGCCGAACTGGCCCGTTTCCTCAAAGTTCCCCTCGAAGGAGTCTGA
- a CDS encoding peptidylprolyl isomerase, producing the protein MTIRLSRLLLLGVLLLTPFGLGACAADAPKSPLGCAAAGTPCLSGSALVSLKTSRGVVELELDGDAAPLTAGNFVDLVRRGTYDNTVFHRVVNEPTPFVVQGGDPQSADPKVPATLYGTGSFIDPATDQPRLIPLELGLKGEPEPRYGVEVVDPAESAKLSLKHDRGALAMARSADPNSASAQFYIALKPLTELDGRYAVFGRVVKGMDVVDRIKQGDRLVKATLLKGGTLVKDKP; encoded by the coding sequence ATGACGATCCGCCTCAGCCGCCTGCTGCTCCTGGGAGTGCTCCTGCTCACCCCGTTCGGGCTCGGGGCCTGTGCCGCCGATGCTCCCAAGAGTCCGCTGGGCTGCGCCGCCGCGGGCACACCCTGCCTGAGTGGTTCCGCCCTGGTGTCGCTCAAGACCAGCCGAGGGGTTGTGGAACTCGAGCTCGACGGAGATGCCGCCCCCCTCACGGCCGGAAACTTCGTCGACCTGGTGCGCCGTGGCACCTACGACAACACGGTGTTCCACCGGGTGGTCAATGAGCCCACCCCCTTCGTGGTGCAGGGAGGAGATCCCCAGAGCGCGGACCCGAAGGTTCCGGCCACCCTCTACGGCACCGGCAGCTTCATCGATCCAGCCACCGACCAGCCCCGGCTGATCCCCCTCGAGCTTGGTCTCAAGGGTGAACCGGAGCCGCGCTACGGCGTCGAGGTGGTGGATCCCGCCGAGAGCGCCAAGCTCAGCCTCAAGCACGACCGTGGAGCCCTGGCCATGGCCCGCTCGGCCGATCCCAACTCCGCCAGCGCGCAGTTCTACATCGCCCTCAAGCCCCTCACCGAGCTCGATGGCCGCTATGCGGTGTTCGGCCGGGTTGTGAAGGGGATGGACGTGGTCGACCGGATCAAGCAGGGTGACCGGCTTGTCAAGGCCACCCTCCTCAAGGGCGGCACCCTGGTGAAGGACAAGCCCTGA
- the ilvN gene encoding acetolactate synthase small subunit, translating to MKHTLSVLVQDESGALSRISGLFARRGFNIESLAVGPAEQRGHSRLTMVVEGDDHTLEQMTKQLNKLINVLNVIDLTRIPAVERELMLLKVAAPPENRAAILDLVEVFRAKVVDVADNALILEVVGDPGKLVALEQILESFGILEIARTGKVALERASGVNTAFLKVTASDKRVPA from the coding sequence ATGAAACACACCCTCTCGGTGCTGGTGCAGGACGAATCCGGCGCCCTCAGCCGCATCTCCGGGCTGTTCGCCCGCCGCGGCTTCAACATCGAAAGCCTGGCGGTGGGTCCAGCCGAGCAGCGCGGCCATTCCCGCCTCACGATGGTGGTGGAGGGTGACGATCACACCCTCGAGCAGATGACCAAGCAGCTGAACAAGCTGATCAACGTGCTCAACGTGATCGATCTCACCCGCATCCCCGCGGTCGAGCGGGAGCTGATGCTGCTGAAAGTGGCGGCACCGCCGGAGAACCGAGCCGCGATCCTCGACCTGGTGGAGGTCTTCCGCGCCAAGGTGGTGGATGTGGCCGACAATGCCCTGATCCTGGAGGTGGTGGGCGATCCGGGCAAACTCGTGGCCCTCGAGCAGATTCTCGAGAGCTTCGGGATCCTCGAGATCGCCCGCACCGGCAAGGTAGCCCTGGAGCGGGCCTCGGGCGTGAACACCGCCTTCCTCAAGGTCACCGCCTCCGACAAGCGCGTTCCCGCCTGA
- a CDS encoding alpha/beta fold hydrolase, which produces MAPTPVVTAPAQPVARDGIDWGLHGTWHWRGLACHWRVLGDPSHPPLLLLHGFAASSGHWRHNVAGLVASGWCVYGLDLIGFGASDQPALPLDNRLWARQSAAFLQQVVQRPAVLLGHSLGGLVALTTAVFSPEWVRAVAAVPLPDPSLVMAVPRRRPPWRRRLQRVLVLVLCRLLPLELLVPLIARTPLLDLGLQSAYNQPVIGDAELRRLFARPARRATAAWSLRGMSIGMALRPRGATAEALLARLVQPLLLIWGEADRLVPIEVGELIARLRPDLQLERLEGIGHCPHDEAPEAFEALLLSWLERLDAEPQAAGT; this is translated from the coding sequence GTGGCTCCGACTCCGGTGGTGACAGCTCCAGCCCAGCCTGTCGCAAGGGACGGCATCGACTGGGGTCTGCACGGCACCTGGCACTGGCGCGGCCTGGCCTGCCACTGGCGCGTGCTCGGCGACCCCTCCCATCCGCCGCTGCTGCTGCTGCATGGCTTTGCCGCCAGCAGCGGCCACTGGCGTCACAACGTCGCCGGACTGGTGGCGTCGGGCTGGTGTGTGTACGGACTGGACCTGATCGGCTTCGGCGCCTCCGACCAGCCGGCCCTGCCCCTCGACAACCGGCTCTGGGCCCGCCAGAGCGCGGCGTTCCTGCAACAGGTGGTGCAGCGGCCCGCCGTGCTGCTGGGCCACTCCCTGGGTGGTCTGGTGGCTCTGACCACGGCGGTTTTCAGCCCGGAGTGGGTGCGGGCGGTGGCGGCCGTGCCCCTGCCTGATCCCAGCCTGGTGATGGCCGTGCCGCGGCGGCGCCCCCCCTGGCGGCGGCGGCTGCAGCGGGTGCTGGTGCTGGTTCTCTGCCGGCTGCTGCCCCTGGAACTGCTGGTGCCCCTGATCGCCCGCACTCCCCTGCTGGACCTGGGGCTGCAGTCGGCCTACAACCAGCCGGTGATCGGTGACGCGGAACTGCGCCGGCTGTTCGCCCGGCCGGCCCGTCGGGCCACCGCCGCCTGGTCCCTGCGGGGCATGAGCATCGGCATGGCCCTGCGCCCCAGGGGTGCCACGGCCGAGGCGCTGCTGGCGCGACTGGTGCAGCCGCTGCTGCTGATCTGGGGTGAGGCCGACCGGCTGGTGCCGATCGAGGTGGGGGAGCTGATCGCCCGCCTCAGACCGGATCTGCAGCTGGAGCGCCTGGAGGGGATCGGCCACTGCCCCCACGACGAGGCCCCCGAAGCCTTCGAGGCGCTGCTGCTGAGCTGGCTGGAGCGGCTGGACGCAGAGCCGCAGGCGGCCGGCACGTAA
- a CDS encoding N2,N2-dimethylguanosine tRNA methyltransferase, protein MPSLATGWAGAVTTGVGATPNDPHYCEGAARLRLGEGFFRRDSRPARDLGVLLARRLAGVGPLRVLDLMAGCGVRSLRYGLEAGAAAIWANDADPERLPLLQVNLQPLAERLALRLSALTAQKLLADCLLRDQRFELVDLDAFGSPAALLPLALEAVRFGGVLYLASTDGRSPTGHDRVAALRSLGAAARAHPASWELALRLQLGVVARAAWCLGRGIRPLLSFSDGRTFRTAVQVQRSPVAREEDQLGLLAHCHGCGDQQVQSLKRLRGWQSCGCSAAPPLAVSGPLWIGPLQDADCLGELSALAVSGSMAEEGRRLLANLSADAGEGARVWPMAEIARRSPGGTVRLRQLQERLRRGGWSAGVSGVMPGQLRTSAPWAVVLELAAAGDGTLGG, encoded by the coding sequence ATGCCGTCCCTTGCGACAGGCTGGGCTGGAGCTGTCACCACCGGAGTCGGAGCCACGCCGAACGACCCTCACTATTGCGAAGGCGCGGCCCGGCTGCGGCTGGGGGAGGGCTTCTTTCGCCGTGACTCGCGCCCGGCCAGGGATCTGGGGGTGCTGCTGGCCCGGCGGCTGGCGGGTGTCGGCCCCCTGCGGGTGCTGGATCTGATGGCGGGCTGCGGCGTGCGCTCCCTGCGCTATGGCCTCGAGGCCGGGGCCGCCGCCATCTGGGCCAACGATGCCGATCCGGAGCGGCTGCCGCTGCTGCAGGTCAATCTGCAGCCTCTGGCGGAGCGTCTGGCCTTGCGGCTCAGTGCCCTGACGGCCCAGAAGCTCCTGGCCGATTGCCTGCTGCGCGATCAGCGCTTCGAGCTGGTGGACCTCGATGCCTTCGGTTCTCCCGCGGCGCTGCTGCCCCTGGCGCTGGAGGCCGTGCGCTTCGGCGGCGTGCTCTATCTGGCCAGCACCGATGGGCGCTCCCCCACCGGCCACGACCGTGTGGCCGCCCTGCGCTCGCTGGGGGCGGCGGCCCGGGCCCACCCCGCCAGCTGGGAGCTGGCCCTGCGCCTTCAGCTCGGGGTCGTGGCCCGGGCGGCCTGGTGCCTGGGCCGGGGCATCAGGCCGCTGCTGAGTTTCAGCGACGGCCGCACCTTCCGCACGGCCGTGCAGGTGCAGCGCAGTCCCGTCGCTCGGGAGGAAGACCAGCTGGGTCTGCTGGCCCACTGCCACGGCTGCGGGGATCAGCAGGTGCAGAGCCTCAAGCGCCTGCGGGGCTGGCAGAGCTGCGGCTGCAGCGCTGCCCCACCCCTGGCGGTGAGTGGTCCGCTCTGGATCGGTCCGCTCCAGGATGCCGACTGCCTTGGCGAGCTCTCGGCCCTGGCCGTCTCTGGCTCCATGGCTGAGGAGGGCCGGCGGCTGCTGGCCAACCTGAGTGCCGACGCGGGGGAGGGCGCGCGGGTCTGGCCGATGGCGGAGATCGCCCGGCGATCGCCCGGCGGCACGGTCCGCCTGCGGCAGCTGCAGGAGCGGTTGCGCCGGGGGGGCTGGAGCGCGGGCGTCAGTGGCGTGATGCCCGGGCAGCTGCGCACCTCAGCGCCCTGGGCGGTGGTCCTGGAGCTGGCCGCTGCGGGAGA